CTACATAGTAGTGAAAAAGGCAGCACCATAAACAAAGTTAGAAAACCGAAGAATTGTATAATTACAACAAAAAAACAACGTTCGAAATTGAACGTTGTTTTTAATTAGGAAACTAATTACTTCAAGTTAGCTACTTTGACATAATGACCCTTGCCAATTGAAGCAAACTTCTTACCCTTAATCGTCTTAGTACTAAAGGTCTTAATCTTCTTACCTTTCTTCAAGACTTTCTTGTTAGCACGTTTGCCATTCTTGTTGTAAACATAAGCATTATGCTTTAACTTAGTTTCAGTACCCGTAAAGTTAGCAGCCTTGACGTATTGACCATCGGCAATTACATAGTATTTCTTGCCTTTGATAGTCTTAGTGCCAGTAACTTTGACATCAGTGCTCTTCTTCAATACCTTCTTGTTAGCACGCTTACCATTCTTGTCATAAACATAGGCATTATGCTTCAAAGTCTTGGTAGTTTCAGCTGGAGCGGCTTCGCCAGAGTTGTTATCTGTTGGCTTTTCAGTATTAGCTGGTGCTTGGGTTGGTGCAGATGAAGTGTCTGAACCGGTATTGTTGTCACTTGGATTGGCTTTCTTAACTACATAAACAACCGTACCATTTGCATCTTCTTTGTCAGGGTACTGCGCATCAATTAAGCCTTGCTTTTGACCCTCTTTAAGTTCATCAGTTTTAGCTAAACGATATTGACCCTTAGTTTGTGCAGCAACAAAAGTTTCAACATCAGCTGTTGTAATCTTATCTCCTGCAACATGATCCTTACCAGTAAACACACCCTTGACATCTTTACCGTCAATAGTTAGTTGCTTACCGTCCGTTGTCTTGAAGGTAACGTTAATATCAGCAGCTGGTTTGGCTTCTTGCTTAGGTGTAACATTAATCTTTACTTCAACTGTTGCAATTACTTTATTACCAATTTTTACTTCAACATGAGCTGTTTGTTCACCGACTTTACTAGTATCGATTTTATCCTTATCTGTCCAAGTTACTTGTGCATCTTCCGGCAACTCTGGATCTGATTTAATCGCAGCTTTAGCATCTGTATCAAATGTTGCACCCTGCTCCAACTTAATTGTGTCTGCTGATGTAATAGTATATTTAGTTTCCTCAGTTGGGACTGCTGGCTTTTCTAGCGCATCATAAATATCTTTTAATTCAGAAATCTCAGTCTCACCAATACTTTGATTCATCTTATCTAAACCAGACATCACGGTTCCCAAATCAGTCTTGACACCTGTACCTGCTAATTCAGTTGTTACTGCTAAAGTATCGTTGTAAATCTTTTTAATTTTTTCTGAATCCGTGCTAATAAAAGACCAATCGTCTACTCCTCCAGGCAAGTCTTGGATATCAGCTAAAATTACTTTGATTTGATTCTTAAGAGTCTGATACTTATCAGCTGGTAAATCTTTTCTTAATTGTGCTAAGCCACGATAGACATCGGTCATACCAGGACGTAACTTCTTAGCAAGATCTCCAATTTTCTGCTTAGTAACATCAGAATCACCACTTAACGCTTCCAATGCCGCATAAACATTCTTTAGCTGGGCAACTTCAGTCTCACCAATCTGACTATTAATATCTTCAGCGCCATGTAAGATAGCTACTAAATCAGTCTTAACTCCGGTGCCCGCTAATTCATCGGCAATCTTGACTGCATCATTATAAATACCACGTACATTTTCATTACCCAATGCAAAAGGATTATTACCTATATTTTCTAAATCCTTTAAATTAGCTAAAATATCCTTAATATCATCTTTAACAGTTTGATACTTATCACTTGGTAAATCTTGCTTTAAATTATTCAGCCCATGGTACATTTTAGAGATTCCTGGATGGAACTTTTGAGCAAGATCTCCTGCATCACTTGCTGCTGGATCATCCGAACCTTTTAAGCCTTCAATTGCCGCATAAATATCTTTTAGTTCTTTAATTTGATCGGAACCTAAACTTTGATCGATCTTTTCGGCACCATGCAAAATGTTGACTAAATCAGTTTTAATACCTTTACCCTTGAGAGTATTAGTAATAGCAATTGCATCATTATAAATGCTGGTAATATCTTTTGAATTATCAAATATATAATTTAGTCCACTGCCATCAACAGGTGGCAGCCCTTGAACCTTAACAAGAATATCATCAATCTTAGGCTTTACTTGTTGATATTGATCAGAAGTCAGCTTCCCTTGCAAGCTACTTGCCCCTTGGTAGACCTGCTTAACTCCGTCATGCATTTGGTATAAAACATCGGCAAGTTCTTTTGAAAGTTTGCTAGATTCATCAGTTTTATCAGCTTTTGCTGCCTTTTGAGCAGATTTAGTTGTTGCCGCTGCTACTATATTACTTGAGAATACCGTGCTGCTGCCTAACATACCGACTGCAACAGTACCAACTAACAAGTTCTTAGCTAACTTATGCAGTCTGCCTCCCTTAAGACTCTTAGCAACATCTTTTTGCAACTTCCGTTTTCGATTAAAGTTCATTCTTTCTATACTTCCTTCATTAAAATCTTAAATTACTAAAAACACACAAAATCAATTTATTTACTATCAAACTGATAAATCTTATAGTAAATTAATTAAGCGTAGTATAGCACAAGCTTTTAAAACATGATTTCATTACATAACGCTTATTCTAAAAATATATTCCTTTATAATGAATTTTTAGCACAAAGAATCATGTAATAGCTTGACTTTTATGAAAATGAAAACGGTAAAGCTTAAGTTTTATAACAAAATTAAAAAATAATAACAAATTTTATATTTGTACCTTTAACATGCTATTAAAGCATAAAAAAAACAACGTCCAAAACTGAACGTTGTTTTTAAACTAGAGATTAATTATTTTAAGTTAGCTACCTTTACGTAATGACCATTACCAATTGAAGCAAACTTCTTGCCCTTGATAGTCTTGTTACCAAAAGTCTTAATCTTCTTACCCTTCTTCAGAACCTTCTTATTAGCACGCTTACCCTTCTTGTTGTAAACATAAGCATTGTGCTTTAATTTAGTTTCAGTACCCTTGAAGTTACTTGCCTTAACGTATTGACCATCAGCAGTTACGTAGTACTTCTTACCAGCAATTTGCTTAGTACCAGTAATTTGTACGTCAGTACCTCTCTTTAGAGTATCACTACCAATGCGGTTACCATTTTCATCATACAGTGCAGCATTATGTTTCAGAGTCTTAACTTCAGTATTTGCATCAGTATTATTTGCTGGTTGATCTGGCTTAGCTGGTGTGTTATTTGCTGGGGTTTGAGCAGGAGCAGCTGGAGCACTTGGTGCAGGAGTAGCTGGGGTTTGAGAACCATTGTTATCAGTTGGCTTATTGTTGTCACTAGGTTTATTAGTATCACCAGGCTTATTAGCTGATTCCTTCTTAACTACATAAACAGTAACGTTCTGCTCTTCATCAGTGTATTGAGCATTAGTCAAACCTTGTTTTTGATCCTTGCCTAATTCTTCAGCTGTTGCTAAACGATATTGTCCATTTGTTTGTGAGTTAACAAAAGCGGTTACTACAGAATCATTAATCTTGTCACCTGCAACATGGTCTTTACCACTGATGGCACCCTTGATATCTGTTCCATTAATAGTTAGTTGCTTGCCGTCTGTTGTCTTGAAAGTAACGTTAATGTTAGCAGCTGGTTTTGCTTCTACTGGCTTATCTGTTGATTCTTGTTCAACAACGTAGACAGTCACTGTTTGATCTTTATCTGTATATTTAGTATCTGTTAAACCTTGTTTTTGTCCAGGTTTAAGCTCATCGTCTTTAGCTAAACGATACTTACCACCAGTTTGTGAACTAACCAATGATTCAGCAAGTTGTGGAGAAACTGTTTCGCCAGCCTTGTGACCTTCACCTGAAACTTCACCGACAGCCTCTTCACCATCAACAGTAGCTGGTTTTCCATCTACTGTTAAGTATTTAACCTTGATATTACCTGCATCTTTAGCTTTCTTAGCTAAAGTTACTGTTATTTCTTGATCTTTATCTGTAAATTGTAAATCCTTGATACTGTCAGTATCAGTAAGCTCATATTGACCTTGTGTATTTGCATTAACGACAGCTTCGATTAGACTTTGATTTATCTTATCGCCTGCTAGACGATCTGTTCCAGGAATCACAGCACCATCAATTGTCTGAACCTTGCCAGGCTTCTCAGGATCTTCGACTAAAACTTTTCCACCATCTGCAGTCACAAAATTAATTGTAACATTGCCTGCTGATGCCTTTTTAACCACATAAACATCTACTGATTGGTCAGTAGCATCAAATTGGGTGTTTGCTGTCAAGCCTTGTTCTTTACCAGCATCCTCCAATTCCTTAGCAGTTGGTAAACGATATTCACTGCCTATTTGACTTTCAATAAACTTATTTACAAAGTCACTGTTAAGTTTATCACCTTCAAGTTGACCTGACCCAGAAATCGTACCTACAGCGTCTTCTAGATTACCGTTTTTATCAGGGAATTGTACAGCGGTACCATTAAGAGTCTTGTAGGTTACTTTAATATCTTTAGCTGGAGCCTTTTTAACCACATAAGCATCTACTACGTGATCTATTTCAGTAAACTCAGCACCTAGTAAACTTTGCTCTTGACCTTGGTTAAGTTCATCAGTTGTAGCTAGACGATATCCGCTACCAACTTGATCATTAACAAGTTTTTCAGCAGTTTCTTCGTCAATCTTATCACCAACTTTATGGTCTTTACCAGAAAGTGTAGCTACAACGTTTTTACCATCTTTAGAAACTGCTTTGCCATCTGTAGTTTTGAAATTAACCTTGATATCTCTAACTTTGTTTGTATCAGTTGCTGTACTTGTATCTGCTGCATTAACAACACTAGCTGCATTGCTTAAGCCCAAGCCACCTAATAAACTACCAACTGCAACAGTTCCAACTAATAAGCTGCGTACTGATTTACGTACTTTACCAGTCTTTAGACCCTTAGCAACGTCTTTTTCTAATTTTCTTTTACTATAAAAGTTCATTTATATCCTCCGACCTATATTTTAGTAATTAAACTATAAATTAATAACACTAGTTATAGTATTCCTGCATATTAATATAACATACGTTGCTGATTAATGAAAGCATTTAAATAAATTTTGTTATTTTTTAGCTATAACTTATTATAAACTTCAATAAAAATAATAATTAATGCACAAGATAATTTAATAACGTGTTATTTTACATGTGATAACTTTGCCTTATTTCAAATTAGCTACCTTAACGTATTGACCTTTGCCAAGCGAGGCGTAAAGCTTACCTTTGATTTTTTTATTACCAAAAGTCTTAACTTTCTTGCCCTTTTTAAGTGTCTTTTTACCAATACGTTTACCATGCTTATTGTAAATATAGGATTTGCGCTTTAGCTTGGTTTCAGTACCCTTGAAGTTGCTTGCTTTAACATATTGACCATTATCAAGTTGGTAATATTTCTTGCCAGCAATTGTTTTTGTGCCGATAACCTTGACCGTTGTACCCCTCTTAATTGATTGAACACCGGTCGGATTACCATTTTCATCATAAACAGCAGCATTGTGTTTCAAAGTTTTGGTGGTTACATTTTGATTAGTATCCGTAGCTGATTTGTCAGGTTGACTCGGCACTTCATTAGCTGGTGTTTGAACAGGAGCTGATGGCACATTATTAGTCGAATTGTCAGGAGGGGTAGTTGGTGCTGGAGTCGCTGGTTTATTGGCTGTTGGCGGTGTGGCTGGTTTATCCTGCTTAGCCTTAACTTCAACCGTAACTGGGACACTTGCAATCGAATCATCTAAGAAGATCACTTGGACATGTGCAGTTTGTTCACCAACAAAGTTAGTATCAATCTGATCATCCTCATCCCAAACTACTCTTGCAGAACTTGGCAACTTAGGAGATGCAGTAATTGCATCTCCAGCAGCTACATTGAATTTAGCCCCTTGTTCAAGTACAATCGTTCCCTTAGCTTTAATTTGATATTGATCTTTTTGTGGTATTTTGACATCTTTAACAATAATCAAAACTGGTACTACTGCTGTAGACTTATCTGCAAAAGTTACTTTGACCAAGCCTAATTGGGCACCTGGATCATCCGTCTTAATCTCATTAACCCATTCAGCACTTGCATCTTTTGGCATACCAACAACTGCATCTTCGGCCTTAACATCAAATGGTTGTCTTTGGTCAACCAAGACAACATCTTTGCCCTTAACAGTTGACTCTGTGGAATCATTGACTGCGTTAACTACAATTATGACTGGTACTTGCTGCTTCTTGCCATCCGCAAAAGTAACTTCGACATAACCTAATTGTGGACCTGCATTGTCTGTCTTAATTTCATTGACCCAGTTAGCTGTTGCTCCTTCGGGAAGCTTGGTTACCGCATCTTCAGCCTTAACCGTAAATGGTTGCCCTTGCTTAACTGTAATAACACCTTGAGGCTTAATTACTGTTGACACAGGATCTGCTGGATCAGGAGTTTCTGTAGGAGTAGTTGGCTCTGCAGGCGTTGTTGGTGCACTAGTGTTTGGAGTAGTTGCCTTTTCCTTTACATTGACTAAAACTGGTACTTGATCCGATGAACCATCTTTATAAGTAACTTCAACATTGGCTATCTGATAACCGACCTTATCAGTCTTGACGTCATGCGTCCATTTTGCTGTTGCATCTGCCGGAAATTCTTCAATTGCGTCTTTAGCTGAAACAGTGATTTCTTTGCCTTGTTCAACTTCAATTGTAGACTTAGCTGTTGGATTATACTGCTCTGCCTCTGTTACTCCTGACGTCTCGGATTTTTTAACAACATTAACCAAAACAGTGACAACAACAGATGACCCATCTTCAAAAGTTACTTTGACATAAGCTAATTGCGGTCCAATATCTGTAGTTTTCGGGGTATCAACCCATTTAGCTGATACTGCGTCAATTGGATATGTTACTGCATCTTTAGCACTGATATTAAACTCTTCGCCTTGAGTAACTTCAATTGTTTTACGTGCTCTAATATCAGCTTTTTGTGCCTGTGTTTGATTGGGCTCATTAGTTGGAGCCTCAGTCCCTGCTTGAACAGACTGAGTGTTTGAAGCAAAAGCAGTCCCTAAGCTTCCTACAACTAAGGTGCTAATTAATAAACTCCTAGCTGCTCGGCGTAATTTGCCACTTTTAAATCCTTTTGTAAATTCTTTTTGTAATTTTTGTTTTTGATAAAAGTTCAATGCAAATCCTCCATTTAGAATTTAATAACATATGTTTTATAATCTTATGAACAATATAACATATGTTATCATTTAATGAAAGATCCCAAAACGCGATTTAAAACATAAAAAGCAAAGGAAATTTTCCTTTGCTTAATTAAGTCGATTGATCATAGGACAACAAAAATAAATACAAAAAAGCGAAGGAAAATCCTTCGCTTTTTCGAAATATATGCTAGAAGCTAACTATTTAGCGTTCTTAGGATCATCAGCGTTTACAGCCTTGATGAACTTCTTGTTACCAATTCTGTAGAACTTCTGACCACTCTTAAGAGTTACAGGAGAACCGTAAACTAATACAGTTTCACCCTTCATCAGCTTGTTCTTGTTAGCACGTTTCTTGCTAGTCTTGTAAACATATGAATTGTGATTCAAAGTTACATTGTGACCATCAACATTGTCAGCATCGATGTATTCGTTGCTGCCAGTCATGTAAGCTTCAGTACCATCGTTCAACTTAGTCTTTTCACCGTAAACAGTTACATCCTTGTAAGTTGCAATTCTCTTATCGCCTACACGCTTGTGATCTTTGTCATAAACATATGATGCGTGCATAACAGTCTTAGTTGATTGAGCTTGAGGCTTGTATGAACCATCAATGTATTGAGATTCAACGAATTCGTTGCCATCTTTCTTGTTGATACGAGTATAGTTC
This DNA window, taken from Lactobacillus sp. ESL0684, encodes the following:
- a CDS encoding SLAP domain-containing protein → MNFNRKRKLQKDVAKSLKGGRLHKLAKNLLVGTVAVGMLGSSTVFSSNIVAAATTKSAQKAAKADKTDESSKLSKELADVLYQMHDGVKQVYQGASSLQGKLTSDQYQQVKPKIDDILVKVQGLPPVDGSGLNYIFDNSKDITSIYNDAIAITNTLKGKGIKTDLVNILHGAEKIDQSLGSDQIKELKDIYAAIEGLKGSDDPAASDAGDLAQKFHPGISKMYHGLNNLKQDLPSDKYQTVKDDIKDILANLKDLENIGNNPFALGNENVRGIYNDAVKIADELAGTGVKTDLVAILHGAEDINSQIGETEVAQLKNVYAALEALSGDSDVTKQKIGDLAKKLRPGMTDVYRGLAQLRKDLPADKYQTLKNQIKVILADIQDLPGGVDDWSFISTDSEKIKKIYNDTLAVTTELAGTGVKTDLGTVMSGLDKMNQSIGETEISELKDIYDALEKPAVPTEETKYTITSADTIKLEQGATFDTDAKAAIKSDPELPEDAQVTWTDKDKIDTSKVGEQTAHVEVKIGNKVIATVEVKINVTPKQEAKPAADINVTFKTTDGKQLTIDGKDVKGVFTGKDHVAGDKITTADVETFVAAQTKGQYRLAKTDELKEGQKQGLIDAQYPDKEDANGTVVYVVKKANPSDNNTGSDTSSAPTQAPANTEKPTDNNSGEAAPAETTKTLKHNAYVYDKNGKRANKKVLKKSTDVKVTGTKTIKGKKYYVIADGQYVKAANFTGTETKLKHNAYVYNKNGKRANKKVLKKGKKIKTFSTKTIKGKKFASIGKGHYVKVANLK
- a CDS encoding Rib/alpha-like domain-containing protein, with product MNFYQKQKLQKEFTKGFKSGKLRRAARSLLISTLVVGSLGTAFASNTQSVQAGTEAPTNEPNQTQAQKADIRARKTIEVTQGEEFNISAKDAVTYPIDAVSAKWVDTPKTTDIGPQLAYVKVTFEDGSSVVVTVLVNVVKKSETSGVTEAEQYNPTAKSTIEVEQGKEITVSAKDAIEEFPADATAKWTHDVKTDKVGYQIANVEVTYKDGSSDQVPVLVNVKEKATTPNTSAPTTPAEPTTPTETPDPADPVSTVIKPQGVITVKQGQPFTVKAEDAVTKLPEGATANWVNEIKTDNAGPQLGYVEVTFADGKKQQVPVIIVVNAVNDSTESTVKGKDVVLVDQRQPFDVKAEDAVVGMPKDASAEWVNEIKTDDPGAQLGLVKVTFADKSTAVVPVLIIVKDVKIPQKDQYQIKAKGTIVLEQGAKFNVAAGDAITASPKLPSSARVVWDEDDQIDTNFVGEQTAHVQVIFLDDSIASVPVTVEVKAKQDKPATPPTANKPATPAPTTPPDNSTNNVPSAPVQTPANEVPSQPDKSATDTNQNVTTKTLKHNAAVYDENGNPTGVQSIKRGTTVKVIGTKTIAGKKYYQLDNGQYVKASNFKGTETKLKRKSYIYNKHGKRIGKKTLKKGKKVKTFGNKKIKGKLYASLGKGQYVKVANLK
- a CDS encoding SLAP domain-containing protein; amino-acid sequence: MNFYSKRKLEKDVAKGLKTGKVRKSVRSLLVGTVAVGSLLGGLGLSNAASVVNAADTSTATDTNKVRDIKVNFKTTDGKAVSKDGKNVVATLSGKDHKVGDKIDEETAEKLVNDQVGSGYRLATTDELNQGQEQSLLGAEFTEIDHVVDAYVVKKAPAKDIKVTYKTLNGTAVQFPDKNGNLEDAVGTISGSGQLEGDKLNSDFVNKFIESQIGSEYRLPTAKELEDAGKEQGLTANTQFDATDQSVDVYVVKKASAGNVTINFVTADGGKVLVEDPEKPGKVQTIDGAVIPGTDRLAGDKINQSLIEAVVNANTQGQYELTDTDSIKDLQFTDKDQEITVTLAKKAKDAGNIKVKYLTVDGKPATVDGEEAVGEVSGEGHKAGETVSPQLAESLVSSQTGGKYRLAKDDELKPGQKQGLTDTKYTDKDQTVTVYVVEQESTDKPVEAKPAANINVTFKTTDGKQLTINGTDIKGAISGKDHVAGDKINDSVVTAFVNSQTNGQYRLATAEELGKDQKQGLTNAQYTDEEQNVTVYVVKKESANKPGDTNKPSDNNKPTDNNGSQTPATPAPSAPAAPAQTPANNTPAKPDQPANNTDANTEVKTLKHNAALYDENGNRIGSDTLKRGTDVQITGTKQIAGKKYYVTADGQYVKASNFKGTETKLKHNAYVYNKKGKRANKKVLKKGKKIKTFGNKTIKGKKFASIGNGHYVKVANLK